In a genomic window of Thermomicrobiales bacterium:
- the nth gene encoding endonuclease III — translation MWRRLKAEYGEPRIEPTGDPIGQLVSTILSQHTADASSDRAYRQLRARFPTWSDVATAPLDEIAESIHLAGLSNQKATTIQTALRDLDSTDLQALSTLPVADARRRLTSIRGVGDKTASCVLLFALGMPAQPVDTHIERVSKRIGMTSGARTAAGIQDVLEECLPADGQTMYAFHVDLIRHGREICVARSPKCSLCVLSDLCAYYQQSISQMES, via the coding sequence GTGTGGCGTCGATTGAAGGCGGAATACGGTGAGCCACGGATCGAGCCGACGGGCGATCCGATTGGGCAGCTGGTGTCGACCATCTTGTCGCAACACACGGCTGACGCGAGCTCGGACCGCGCGTACCGGCAGCTTCGGGCGCGTTTCCCAACCTGGTCCGATGTTGCCACTGCCCCACTCGATGAGATTGCCGAATCGATCCATCTCGCCGGGTTGTCGAACCAGAAGGCAACGACAATCCAGACCGCATTGCGCGACCTGGATTCCACAGATTTGCAAGCGCTCTCGACACTGCCGGTTGCCGACGCCAGAAGGCGATTGACGTCGATACGAGGAGTTGGAGACAAGACGGCGTCGTGCGTACTGTTGTTCGCGCTCGGTATGCCCGCCCAACCGGTGGACACGCACATCGAGCGCGTGAGCAAGCGCATCGGCATGACAAGTGGAGCGAGGACCGCGGCCGGCATCCAGGATGTGCTGGAGGAATGCCTTCCCGCGGATGGACAAACCATGTACGCGTTTCACGTCGATCTGATTCGGCACGGACGCGAGATATGTGTTGCACGCTCCCCGAAATGCTCGCTCTGCGTCCTGTCCGATCTCTGCGCGTACTACCAGCAGTCGATCTCGCAGATGGAATCCTGA
- a CDS encoding dihydroorotase, which translates to MSKLPGSIAIRNGRVVDAASGFDGQADLLLQNGRISHVGDVPANAGDSEIDASGLVVTPGLIDMHVHLRQPGFDNKETIATGTAAAAAGGFSTVCCMPNTRPTLDSTDSIALLDDLIAAEAIVHVHPISAISVGRLGVKAVDYPAVVAAGAIGFSDDGDSCDDPEIMIAALEASKSLDRPVMVHCEDKSLMGGSMHEGDVSARLGLKGLPARAEENLLARDLDLAAKTGGWLYVLHVSTGAGIEMIRQAKASGVNVTAEAMPHHLLMTDEWVAGDRTFVNVDEPAGSPAEPAHPNTKVNPPLRPRRDTELLLAAIEDGTFDIVATDHAPHADTDKAPGEFETAAFGLSGLEFGLPMMLALVRAGHISYLDLVRLMSYNPAQVLRSDRGRLIPGAPADITIFDPDETWIVEASSLRTRSANTPLLGMTLCGRNRFTIVDGELRFAA; encoded by the coding sequence GTGTCCAAACTACCAGGATCGATAGCTATTCGAAATGGAAGGGTGGTCGACGCCGCATCTGGCTTCGACGGACAAGCCGATCTCCTGCTGCAGAACGGGCGCATTTCCCACGTAGGCGATGTGCCTGCCAACGCTGGCGATTCGGAAATCGACGCTTCAGGCCTGGTCGTTACTCCCGGACTTATCGATATGCATGTCCACCTGCGGCAACCCGGCTTCGACAACAAGGAAACGATCGCAACGGGCACAGCTGCGGCCGCGGCCGGCGGGTTCTCGACCGTCTGTTGCATGCCGAATACTCGCCCGACGCTGGACTCGACTGACTCGATTGCCCTCCTCGACGACTTGATCGCGGCGGAGGCTATCGTGCATGTGCATCCAATTTCCGCGATCTCGGTTGGCCGTCTGGGGGTGAAGGCAGTCGATTACCCGGCGGTTGTCGCCGCCGGAGCCATCGGTTTTTCTGACGATGGCGACAGCTGTGACGACCCCGAAATCATGATTGCGGCGCTGGAAGCCAGCAAGTCGCTTGATCGCCCGGTCATGGTTCACTGCGAAGACAAGTCGCTCATGGGCGGGTCCATGCATGAGGGCGACGTATCAGCGCGACTCGGACTCAAGGGTCTTCCAGCGCGCGCAGAGGAAAATCTCCTCGCCCGCGACCTCGACCTTGCCGCGAAGACAGGCGGCTGGCTCTATGTGCTGCATGTCAGCACCGGGGCCGGTATCGAAATGATTCGCCAGGCAAAGGCGAGTGGCGTCAACGTCACAGCAGAGGCAATGCCCCACCATTTGCTCATGACCGATGAATGGGTTGCCGGAGATCGGACGTTCGTGAACGTCGACGAGCCGGCAGGAAGCCCGGCCGAACCGGCACATCCCAACACCAAGGTCAACCCGCCGCTGCGGCCCCGGCGCGATACAGAGCTTCTTCTTGCTGCCATCGAGGACGGCACGTTCGATATCGTCGCCACCGATCACGCGCCACACGCCGACACCGACAAGGCGCCCGGCGAATTTGAGACTGCGGCGTTTGGACTCAGCGGGCTCGAGTTCGGTCTCCCGATGATGCTCGCGCTCGTCCGCGCGGGGCATATCAGCTATCTCGACCTTGTTCGGCTGATGAGCTACAACCCGGCGCAGGTGCTGCGTAGCGATCGAGGGCGCCTGATCCCGGGAGCCCCGGCAGACATCACGATCTTCGATCCGGATGAGACCTGG